CGTGCTGTTCTTGTTGAATCTATGCAACAAATTGTCGATGCGATTGCTGCTTTGGCTGAAACTCATGCTGAACAACCAATGTTATCACGTACACATGGTCAAACAGCAAGCCCAACAACTTTGGGTAAAGAAATGGCGAACGTGGCTTACCGCCTTGCACGCCAAATCAAACAATTCAACAATGTTGAACTTCTAGGTAAAATCAACGGTGCTGTAGGTAACTACAATGCGCACTACTCTGCTTACCCAGAAATCAACTGGCCTGCTCACTCGCAAGCATTTGTTGAATCACTAGGTTTAACATTTAACCCATATACAACTCAAATTGAGCCACACGACTATATCGCAGAAATGTTCGATGCTTTACGTCGTTTCAATACCGTATTAATTGACTTTAACCGTGATGTTTGGGGTTATATCTCTTTAGGTTTCTTCAAACAACGTTTGAAAGAAGGCGAAGTTGGTTCTTCGACTATGCCACATAAAGTGAATCCGATTGACTTTGAAAACTCAGAAGGTAATTTGGGTATTGCAAATGCGGTATTGGCTCACCTTGGTGAAAAACTTCCAATTTCTCGTTGGCAACGTGACTTAACTGACTCTACAGTTCTTCGTAACATGGGTGTTGGTTTGGCACAAAGCTTAATCGCGTTTGAAGCTTGCTTAAAAGGCATTGGTAAACTTGAATTAAATGCTGCACGTATTCTTGAAGACTTAGACCATGCTCAAGAAGTTTTAGCTGAACCAATTCAAACCGTTATGCGTCGTTATAACGTTGAAAAACCATACGAAAAATTAAAAGCATTAACACGTGGTCAAGCGATGACACGTGACATGATGGTTGATTTTGTGAATGGTAATGAACTTGAAGCCGTTCCTGCTGCAGATCGTGCACGTTTAGCCCAAATGACTCCTGCAACGTATACAGGAAATGCTGCTGAACAAGCAAAACAAATCAAAGATTTGATTTCTAAAATCTAATCGATTAAGAAAAATAAAAAGCGAAGCCTAGGCTTCGCTTTTTTTATCAATCATATTGTATACACTATGGTAATGGGCAATAATGCATCCAATCTGCTTTCATTTTTTCTAATTCATCACCCGTCAATATATCACTATAATAAATAAAATAAGTCGTATCTGGATATTGGATTTTATGTCGATAGAGCATGCCACGTAAAGACACTAAAAGCTCTTCAGGAAAATCTCCATCGAGTTGATCAAGCTCTTCAAAATCATAATTAAAATAACAATTTTGCGTCGCAATAAAGGCTTCAATAACCGCCATACATAATCCCTAATTCTACGAAATGCCATACATACTGTTTAAAAAGTAGAAAAAACAATGTCAATCATCGCTTACT
The DNA window shown above is from Acinetobacter piscicola and carries:
- the purB gene encoding adenylosuccinate lyase, translating into MNALTALSPLDGRYASKCDALRPFLSEFGLIHARVTVEVRWLQALANRPEITEVPPFSAATNAALDAIVANFSEDNANRIKEIERTTNHDVKAVEYFLKEQIANIDELKNAGEFIHFACTSEDINNLSHALMLKNGRAVLVESMQQIVDAIAALAETHAEQPMLSRTHGQTASPTTLGKEMANVAYRLARQIKQFNNVELLGKINGAVGNYNAHYSAYPEINWPAHSQAFVESLGLTFNPYTTQIEPHDYIAEMFDALRRFNTVLIDFNRDVWGYISLGFFKQRLKEGEVGSSTMPHKVNPIDFENSEGNLGIANAVLAHLGEKLPISRWQRDLTDSTVLRNMGVGLAQSLIAFEACLKGIGKLELNAARILEDLDHAQEVLAEPIQTVMRRYNVEKPYEKLKALTRGQAMTRDMMVDFVNGNELEAVPAADRARLAQMTPATYTGNAAEQAKQIKDLISKI